Sequence from the Deinococcus ruber genome:
CCTGGGTGAAAGTGCGCTCAGCTTCCTGGGTCTGGGCATCAAGGAACCGATGACGAGCTGGGGCCTGCTGCTGGCCGACGCCCGCCGGGAAGGGTTCCAGACGCTCAGTCTGTATCCGTGGCTGCTGCTGCCGGGGCTGTTTCTGGTGGTCACGATTCTGGCCTTCAACTTCTTCGGAGACGCGCTGCGCGACGCCGCCGACGTGCAGACCAGACTATGAACAGGACTCTGAACCTGCCGCTCGAAACCAATCTGCTGCTGGGCCTGGACGCGGGCGGCAGCAGCACCAAATGGGGTCTGTTCCGGCAGGACGGCACCCTGCTGCGCCAGGGAAGAGCCGAAGCCCTGACCGGGCACCTCTTCAGCAGCAGCGACACAGACCACCTTCAACGTTTTCTGGCCCAGCTACACGCCGAACTTCAGACCCCGGTGGCAGCGGTGGTGGCGGGCGTCAGCGGGTTACAGATGGGGGCGCTGCCGCTGCTGCGGGCGGCTCTGTCCGAAACCTTCAGCGTGCCCGACTCGCGGATTCGTGTCACCGACGACATGGAACTGGCCTACGCTGCTCATTTCCTGCCGGGCGAGGGGGTGCTGGTGTATGCCGGAACGGGCAGCATTGCCTACCACCGAACGCGTGCGGGCGAGGTGCTGCGGGCGGGCGGCCACGGGTTCCTGCTGGGCGACGAGGGCGGCGCGTTCTGGCAGGGTCAGCGGGCGCTCAAAGCCGTATTGAACGTTCAGGATGCCGGCGTGGTGCCCACTGGCCCGCTGGCCCGCGAACTGGAAGCCGTGACCGGATCGCTCGCGTGGCCCTACCTGCGCCGCTGGGTGTACGAGGGCGGCAGGGGAGCGCTGGCGACCCTGGCCCCGGCCCTGTACCGCGCTGCCCTCCTGAACGACCCTGCGGCGCTCGACGTGACGCGCCGCGCCGGGGCAGCACTGGCGACCCTGGCCCGCACGCTGCTCAGCCGCTGTCCTCCCGGAACGCCGCTCACCCTCTGCGGCGGCGCGGCCAACGACCTGATCCGCGCCGAATTCAGTGCTGCGCTGCCGGAGGTGGTGACGCTGTTGCCCCGTATGCCGCTGCTGGGTGCGCCGCGCCTCTCGCCGCTGTCTCATCTTTCCCCCTCGCTGGAGGAGTCCCGCGCATGACGTACCCGGCCCGAGAACCTGACCTCGACCATTCCATCAAACCCGACCCTTCCGATCCTGATCATGAGGGGGCTCCTGTGTCCGACACCACCCTGCTGTCAACCGAGCAACTCAGTCCCTCTCACGCCGACCTCGACATGTTCGGCATGCCCGACCTGATCGCGGCCCTGATCAGCGACCAGCATTCGGCGCTGCGG
This genomic interval carries:
- a CDS encoding N-acetylglucosamine kinase; the encoded protein is MNRTLNLPLETNLLLGLDAGGSSTKWGLFRQDGTLLRQGRAEALTGHLFSSSDTDHLQRFLAQLHAELQTPVAAVVAGVSGLQMGALPLLRAALSETFSVPDSRIRVTDDMELAYAAHFLPGEGVLVYAGTGSIAYHRTRAGEVLRAGGHGFLLGDEGGAFWQGQRALKAVLNVQDAGVVPTGPLARELEAVTGSLAWPYLRRWVYEGGRGALATLAPALYRAALLNDPAALDVTRRAGAALATLARTLLSRCPPGTPLTLCGGAANDLIRAEFSAALPEVVTLLPRMPLLGAPRLSPLSHLSPSLEESRA